The genomic interval GCCCAACATCGAGAGCATCACGAAGCCCGCGGACACGGTAGAGCTCGCACGCATGGCCAACGACGAAATGGCCGATCTCGTTGGGAAATATCCCGATCGCTTCGTTGGCGCGGTCGCGTGCCTTCCCATGAACGACATCGAGGCGACCTTGAGAGAATCGGAGCGCTCGATCGAGAAGCTGGGCTTCCACGGTGTGGAAATATTCACCGATGTCAACGGGAGACCCGTCGACTCCCCCGAGTTTCGGCCGCTCTACGAGCTCATGGTGTCCTACGATCTGCCGGTCGTCCTCCACCCGCGAAGAACCGACCAGACGCCCGACTACCCCGGAGAGGAGAAATCCAAATACCTCGTGTACACGAACTTCGGCTGGCCCTACGCTACTTCGGTGGCGATGGCCCGCCTCGCTTTCGGCGTCCTCGTGGACCTTCCGACACTCAAAGTGCTCACCCATCACGGCGGCGGAATGATCCCGTACTTTCACAAGCGGGCCGAGTTCTCCTGGGACCTGCACCGCGCCCACATGGGCTATCAGAGCGACGGGCGGAACCTCGAGAGGGAGCCCCTCGATTACTACCGGATGTTCTACTGCGACACCGTGCTCCAGGGAAACACGGCCGCTCTCATGTGCGCTCTCGCCTTCTTCGGGGAGGATCACATGCTCTTCGCTACCGATGCTCCATACGATGATCGGATGGGGGAGAGACTCTATCGGGAAACGATTGCCTCGGTCGAGGCCATGGAGATCGGCGCGAGCGCTCGCAAGAAAATCTACGAGGAA from Vicinamibacteria bacterium carries:
- a CDS encoding amidohydrolase family protein, producing MKIDVFAHVLPARYLEERNRRAGAAFSSQYRKYSSAVPALHDLDARFRVMDQFPDVVQLLTIAGPNIESITKPADTVELARMANDEMADLVGKYPDRFVGAVACLPMNDIEATLRESERSIEKLGFHGVEIFTDVNGRPVDSPEFRPLYELMVSYDLPVVLHPRRTDQTPDYPGEEKSKYLVYTNFGWPYATSVAMARLAFGVLVDLPTLKVLTHHGGGMIPYFHKRAEFSWDLHRAHMGYQSDGRNLEREPLDYYRMFYCDTVLQGNTAALMCALAFFGEDHMLFATDAPYDDRMGERLYRETIASVEAMEIGASARKKIYEENARKLFRLKI